TCAACATCGGGGACACGTTCATGGTACGTACGGACGGATCAAACCTTCTAGTAAGATCGAGAGTCTCGTTACGATACATCACGTTCGTGCCCCGCGCGCGTGCCTCGTTGTCGTGTCGTGCATGGGCCAATGGACCCATGGTACGTATGGGCCGGGGTGGCATGTTTGTCCTGTCTACAAGTATGTACAGTGTGTTTGATGGCGCTATCGACAAGTAAGACAAAAGCTGCATATCTTACGATGCACGTGTAgctatttaattttttttaataacaaaacaaaacggCAAAAATTTTGCACATAGCTACATAATTAAGATTTAGTTCTTTGAGGGGCTTCTCTTAAAAACTGCCTCGACTTCTAAATTTTAGACTAACCTAAATTTGAAAGCCTAATCACAAATTTAGGAGACAGGTTCTTCATAAAATTAGGAGAGGACAGCTTTGTGAGAAGCCCAAAAAACCTGGGCTAGGTGTAGTCGCAGATGTCAGCTTTTGTGAGAAGCCCAAATAAACTGAGCTAAGTGTAGTCGCAGAGGTCGGGACACGTCTCGGCTCGACCGAAcaaatcataaaaaaaaaaacaggaaacAATAGGAATTGTCAACAGGAGTGAGAGGAGTGAAAGAGTGAGAGATGAGATTACTCGACCCAGTGTGTCAGTCATGTCGACGCACGCACCGATCTGGTGCTTGGTGAGTGGTTACCTTTATTTCTGTCGTTCGAACAACCTACCGAGCGATCGAAAAAGGATACAtgcttctttctcttttaGCCCGTTTTGGACTTTTGCCTATCTTGGCTGGCATGCGGTGGACGGACGGACGCGGCAAGTTGTGGTGTCCGGTGGGCCCGGCTCCGAGTACATAGTTTAATTCGGTGGTATGCATAGAGTGTAGCTTTTGCCTGCTCCGTGCTGTGCAGCGCACGCGGCACAGGACAGGATTCAGACTCGATTCCGCACGTCTGCATGCTCGCGTAAGATCGAATCTTTGatgttttgaagaaaaaaaagcaaaatccAAACAAATAATTAAGCCAAAATTAAGATAATCAAGCCGAATTTCAGTCTGAACTTCCGGTTGTTTGGCATAGTTTGATGGACCGATGGTTAACTGGTGGGCATGCATGTGCAGGCGCTGTCGAACGGGCGGTACAagagctgcctccaccgcgcGGTGGTGCACCgggagcgggagcggcggTCGCTGGCCTACTTCCTCTGCCCGCGCAAGGACCGCGTcgtgcgcccgccgccgtcgacgacggcgccggcgccgcggctcTACCCGGACTTCACGTGGGCCGACCTCAGCCGGTTCACGCAGCGGCACTACCGCGCCGACGCCCGCACGCTCGACGCATTCGCGCGCTGGCTCGGCCCAGCCAAGGCCCAAGAAATCGTCTAGTTAAGTTATGTACGTATGTCCTGTACTATTTCAGGTCTGCTGTTGTTTATCGTAGGATTGTATCTTGGTGCTGTGTATACATAAGCACTAAGCAGCTATACGTAAGTACACTAGTTaagtgtccgtgcgttgcaacggaacaaaAAAATGATACATGCGAGACTCAAGTACACGTCATTTTCATGTCGAAGATGTTTATCAACATTGTTTTCTCGACAGATTGTCAAGTCCTACAAAGGGCACTATCTACGTCGGATTATGATGCGGCGCCGCTGGGAGCGATGTTCAATTGTTCAGAGAAGCCAAGTATATTCTCCATATGTTCTTTGTATTCTTCGGTCATGTTTTGTCCTCGGCCGGCTCATGCGTTAGCCGCTTTAGGGTCTTGTGGGTCTCAAGCCGAAAATTATGTGTGGCTTGACTCCTTTCCGGAGGATGTAATCCGTCTGGTGGCTGGTGATATTGCCGCGCCTACAAGTTAAAGGAATGGCTGCGCAcgttctttaaaaaaaagataagaaaccaaagaaataTTCCTCAATTAAACGTAATGTTAAGGCACTCTAGATAAAACAAAACCAagttcagtaaaaaaaaacacttctaGGGAAACACATTCCAGAAGTAACAATGCACAAAGAAACATAACATGTACTTGGGACAACTGGGACTTTGGAAATTAAGATCTCGATACCAGCCATGACAGAAGGGACCATTCAAACACATAAATCCGTTATCTGGATATGGTTTGCTACTTGGTGGACAGTACTATCCTATCTGGTTGATAAAAAGTCATGAATGACAATGAGTATTGCAACAAGGTTAAgtgatagttttttttacaattaAGGAAGAATCCACAACTATACCTCAACATTAGAATCAATGTCGTATATGCAGaatacattttttattggTGGTGGATCTCTCTCAGGGAGTGAGAGAATTAAGAACCGAAGAAATTAGGTACATGAATTACAAATGAAGCAGCACTGCAAAAGATATAATTAGGACTTCTCCTGCTGATGGATAAGGGCCTTGCACCGTGGGTCAtaattttaatttcagttatTGGATGACCACAAATGAAGCTATCAGGAAAGTAAAGTTAAAATCTCCACAAGATCATCCACCAAGCACAACCTTCTTGATGTTCCCACAATATCTAAAGTTGATTGTTTGAAAATAAAGAGGCAAGGCCTAGACACAAAGAACAGACATCACTGCATAGTAAATAGCTCATGACATAATCTGCCTAAAATATTTCCTACTGCATAAGAAAGCAGTGATAGTAAATGCTGACAGATCATATAGCTCTACCATTCATTAATTCGACATTTTAGTGTCAGGATACCATCTCAAGTTCTCAACACATACTGCAATGATGTCTACATCGGGTTTTATTTGGTACAAAGAAATACTCACCAGCCGGTCACGAACTGCTTCGAGGCCCAGCTGCGGACCACCTTATGGAAAGCCTGTActgcaaaaaagagagggaaaaTTCAACACTGAGTTGTTGTTGAGTCAGAAATTCAAACACAACCGTCAAATATCTGGAGCAAACATTTTGTACAAGTGAAGTACAGAAAGGAAAGCATGAATGAATAAGGATAAAGAACATGAGCATTCTACTTTCATCTTTGTCAAATAATGATTGTTCAAATTTTCTACCAGTACGGCAAGCACCCCAGGCAAATTAGGTACTAGTTGAGCATCTAACCGAAGCAAACATTTATGTACTACCATCCTGCCTCTGTTCAGATGGTAACATCCTAAACTTAATGTTCATTCCAGTAAACCAAATGAAACAATTTCTTCCCAAATGTCATTGCTAACCAGATTACTAATATTACAGTAAATGGTAATGCACCAAAACAGTTAGTTCATCACTGAGTTGGCCACTCGGTTCATTTCCTGACTGAACAACAACACCCTCGATTCTATTCATACCGCCAAAATATATTCGCTTGCAGTAATTTAGCACAATGCAATGAAGCACCCATTCTATAACACAAAATCAAGCTCACGGTTAAGAACAACCGCCTCTTACACTTCATGCCACTGGCGGCTCCGCCTTGGACCATGGTCGATTGACCTCATGCGTCGGGCGGTGACAGCCGGCATGacggggagaagaggagggagcgCGTGCCTGCGGCGGCCAGAGGGGGTGCGGACGCGGCAATGGTGGTGGAGACGTAGGTGGCTAGGTCGCGGCGGTCATGGCGGAGCGGCAGGAGGATAGGGAGGTCTTGGTTCGGCGCCGGAGGAATGGAGGACCAGCGCGAGACGGGGTGACGCGCTGGTGGCGCATCCCCTCCACGGCGCCCCTCCTGCTCCCTCTCCCTCATCTATACTCCACCCTTCTCTCCTCCCTGCATTCTCCAATCCAGATCTCATGGAGGCCGCATCCCCATGGATGGCTGCCCCGGATCCGAGGAACGGTGACCAGGGCCCCagaccaggaggaggaggccacccCAAACCTGTCATCGCCGGTGCAGGACGACGGCCCGAGACCTCGATCGGGATGGCCGTGAGGTTGTCATCGATGTGCTTCGCCATCAAGGCGTTAATCGTGGGCAGACCCGGCCCTATGGAGGAGTCAGGTGCGGGAGAGAAGAATGGGAAGGGTGGAGGTGAGGAAACCTAGCGGGTTCTCGCTGTGACGTACGGCAGATTAGAgcgaaggggaaggggaaggggctCGATGAATGGATGGCGGACCGAAGGGGCGAAGGAAAACATTTGAATGTAAGCAGTATAGGAAAATGCCAAACAGTTTCAGTATATGCTTTATTCTTTTATTCCCGGCGAAAGATATTCAAACCAGCAAAAATATTTGCATGAACAACATTATAATAGGACACAGTTTTCAGACAAGTTATCATTTGGAACAAAAGTTAGTCAGGTCAAATATAAAGATGTGCCCCTATTGTAGCAAGCAAAAGAAATTCCCCACCATACCTACTGTAACAGATGTAACAAGTTATCATTTATGGATGCACGTCAATAGAAAAATCTCCTATGTGGTTTCTGTAAAAGAGTTTTTATCAAAACTGCTGCTCCAAAATATAATTGTTCCTATATTTATTTAATCTGATAAGGGTTCGAGAGGATCCATTAAAGGCCTGGAACACGATTTCTTTCAAACTTTATAGAAACCACATCCTACTACACTGGAACATCTTGGCTCTACAATTCGAAAGGTCACTGAATGATGATTATTATATGAATTATTTTTTGAGCATTCTGGAACCTTTTCCGCTACTTCCTCCTTAATTAGTTTTCTGAAAGACCAAAAGCTCTATCATGCCAAAAATATCGTAATATTAGTTTATAGGAAGGCAGTGCGGCACCTTCCAGCCTAAAAACATCTCTTTAGtcgaataaaaaaaaacctgtgGCCGGAGTAAGAAACGTATTTTAATAAAACCAGTCAAGAAAGAATGAATATTATGGAGAAATGTACTTCGATTGGGATTGGGAGAAATGTACTTCGATTGGGATTGGGAGAAATGTATTTTAATCAAATCAATCAAGTTCAAGTTCAGTTTTGGACTTGAATAAGGAGTTTTggacctgcaaaaaaaagttcagtTTTGGATTTGTTCAGTCCTTCACTGCATATTCGTGTGGAGGAGCAAATCAATGAATCACCAGAATACTGAAACTGAAGTAGAGGAGGTGTTGCTGccggtcttgccgccgcgagCACTCGTCTCCTCGCGCTATCTCAGGTCAGCCCGTCACGAGGCCACGCCCTACCTGCGCCGGCATGGTCTAGCCGTGCCTGGTTGCCAGGAGACCGAAGGGGACAAAAGAATGCTCACATATCCGTTGTTGCCAGGAGACCGAAGGGGACAAAAGAATGCTCACAGATCTCTCTCCTCCTAGCTACCGCATGCTTGACCTAGGACATGGGCTTCTAGAGGAGCAGGAGCGTCCTGGTCGTGGAGGTAGAGCAGCGGGGCGAGGTCCTCGGGCATGAGGTCCTGCGACATCCTCCCATCACGTCGAAGCCCATGGTTGCAGGCGGCAGAAGGGTGGGCTGGGGCGCCGGCTCAGCCTTTCTTGCCGGCGTGGTCTGGATCGGGAGCTGGTCAACTAGATCGGGAAAGGGGTGATGGATCGTTAATGGCGGCGGGGAAGCTGCTGATTGGATCGTGATTGGATCCGATGACCAGCTAAGATGCTGCGAGGCGAAGGACGGCGGAGTTCATGGCGGCGGGGAATTGGATGCGAGGGAAGGAGgatgcgggaggaggaggcaatgGAAAAGCAGCCGACGGGGACGCGGCCGGATCGAGGTCCCTAGCGGGTGGTTGGTCACCGGAGCACGCGAGGATAGAGGTCGGCGGCTGCTGAGATGGGGAACAGAGGCGGCTGCGCCGGAGGCGGGGAGAATCCTATCGATATCGGGAGAGAAGGGCGAGTAGCGAGGGGATCCGGTTTTTTCTCCGTTCTCGTTTTATCGTGCGTGGGTGGGTCAGACGACGTACAATGGACTAACATAACTGTGAATTAAGGAATAGTAAAGATAGCTAGTAGATCGTGCTACaataaaaactactccctccgttcctaaatacttgtcgtggtttttaGTGTAAATTttatacttgtcgtggtttttaGTGTAAATTTTACACtaaaaaccacgacaagtatttaggaacggagggagtagcatgaTACATGTTTAAAGAGAGTGTTGTATGATTTGTGCCAAATACATACTGTAAAATATAAAGATGCAGTCTAAAAACGACGAACCACCACTACAGATTATGCTATTTATAGTACTACctccatttctaaatataaaatgttatttttttgttattaaaaaaatgtttgaccaagttcatagaaaaatatacaaatATATAAACATCCAATGAGTAACTATGAAAGATACGTATATCACAccagatttaataaaactataaATTTAGAATTATACTCACTCGGATTCATAATAATAAGTGCTGCTGATTTAGTATATCTAAAAAATTGACCTAAGACAAACCTAGAGCATCTTCTACTCGCTCCGTTTCCCGAAAGAGgacatattagctttcattaagacaaatATTTGTctaagaattactctattaatgtGTGGTTTGTAAGatatgaaaccacaagtattataaaataattttgataacgaatctaacgATACTAATTCCATGCCAAAATGACATCTTGACATAGTAATTTATGGTCACAACTTTGTCTTAATAAAAGCTAATATGCCTTCTTAATTTCAAAGAACTGAAGGAGTATTTAGAAATAAAGGGAATACTTAATACTGGTGCTAGTCCATATACTACCTCCATTCCGGATAAAGGGCCTACACGTATCCCTAAGTCGACGATTCAAGCACCATAACATTAGTTTTATATCctaaaatataaaatatatatcattccacttaaaaaaaagttcattAGAAAGTTCAAATATTCAATGTTAATGGTATGACTTTGCAATATACAACTTATTCCTTCCAATACtgaattcttgtcgtggttttagttatTACAATTCTTCGTAAGCCCACCCTCGCTTGCTAGCCTGCGTGCTGAAGCTGAAAACCACGACAAAATTTTAGGATCTGAGTGAGTAGGTTATATCGATCGAATTAGTGATTTAGAGATACAGGTAGACCTTTAGTGCCTCTTTCTTAGATGTTAATATAGAAAAACTAATACATAAAATAAGGGGCCATGAATGGACGGCATTGTCGATGGCGTGGGCTATTAAAAAATTTCCTAAGCCACCCTCGCTTGCCAGCCTGCGTGCTGAAGCTGAGtcgtgtttttcttttgagggcTGGGCCTTGCCACGCGACATTAAAATTGGGCCACACTTTTGGAGAAATGACTTTGGTCTGCAGCTGATAGCTCATGTAACAAAATGTCTCTGATGAACGAATACTCTCTCCGGCCGGCCATATCACTCGtgaaatattacgtgtatccagacgttttttaaacgtagataaattcatatttgatcaaattgagacaaataatatgtatcggagggagtagaaaataaataaacttgTAACATGGTTAAGCGTAACAATCAAGTGTGTCCAAAAACTCCAATTCCAAATCAATCGCATATACACAGCTTAGTCCAATTCGCATAACACCAACCAACAAGTACAGTACCCCTGCATATCATCTCCTCGATCGAGTCTCCATGATCCATCCACCCCGGGGTTCCCGCGTCTCATCGCCGCCACCCATGCTCGTCGTACTATCTTCCATCCAACGGCTACGGATATCTCCGGCCGACTGATACCGGCAGCTCGCCCGAATCCCCCCGGAATTACGCCAAATCATCTCCCAAAATCCAAACCACACAAAGACACGAGACGCTGCGTTCTCGATCAGAACGGCTTGCCCCAGTACATGAGGATGTCCTGCAGTAGCGGGTCGCCGGCTGCGAGCCCGGCCGCCGGGTCGAGCTGCCCCAGCTGCATCGagccgtcgccggcggtggAGAAGGTGCGCTCCCAGTCGGAGATCTTGGGCGGCTGGCTCTGCACCTCCGGCCGCTCGCCCCGGCCGCACGACGACGCCGTGAGCGCCACGTGGTGCTCCGAGCCGCTTGAGTCCGCGTGCGCCCGCGGCATCGAGTCCGACGGCCGCACCTCGTAGTACGCCGCCAGCTccgagaacggcggcggcgcgtaggacggcggcggctgcagcaACGCCGGCTTCTGCTCCGGCGGCGACCCCACGGCCGCGTGCGTGGGGCTTCCTTCCTTGGCGGCGCTCGGCTTCTGCTCCGGGACGCCTTTCTTGTTGTAGATCCGGCACAGCACCCAGTCATCCAGCTGCAACACCggcgagaaaagaaaatcaattcAGAAAGACAATCGTGACGTTCTAATATAGTACTATTCGTCTAGGAACGATTTTTATTTGTGTAATTCGACGGAATTATTGGATACAGAATTCGGTACTAATTCATATGCATGCGTCGCAATCCTAGCGCAGGAAGCGCGAGATATAATTGGCGGGTGAAAGAGATGACGCACGAAGTACAGCATCTCTTGGTGTTCACACTTCCATGCGAAAGCTGCCCGTGACAGGGATCATACACGATTAAGTCCCCACTTATCTTGTGCGTATGATCGAAACATGACGATAACCAAGTCCATATCTAATCGTTTGGAATATGCTAGTGATGGCGTTATAAAAAGACAGATAAATTAAAGGCAGCGTTTCATCTTACTGTTCAGAGATACATGTCGTTTTGTAAATGAACATATGCATGTAACTTTGACCATTGATGTTCACATGTCGACGACCGAAATCCATATTCAAAATATTACTCAACCACGACGGGAATTAtaagacggagggagcatCGAACAAAATGTGAGACGGATAATTAACATACGAAGTTAACATGAATACAAAAATGCAAATCGAAAGATAGCAAAACATATGGAATTACCTAGATACAAATTTGGAAAACACACACgatgaatattttttttaaatgttgcaATTCAGCATACGTTTGTGCAAGTGTGAGAGATGGAGGCGCGTACCCTGAGGCTGTTCTTCCTGCGGGCGGAGCGGTCGACGTCGGCGAGACGGTACTCGTGCATGATCCAGTTTGTCTTGTCGCCCTTGGGCGCCTTGCCGGCGTAGAAGACGAGCGCCTTCTTGATAGCCAGGGGCGTGGGCGTGCCCACCGGCTTGTCGGCGCCCGTGGCCTTCCAGTACCCTGCGCCGGCCGACCGGTTCGGCCGCGACCCGTTCGGGTACTTGCGGTCACGCGGGGAGAAGAAGTACCACTCCTTCTCGCCGTACAGCGCCATTCCTAACAACACAGATCATTCAAATCAATCAAAATCATGTCATGGAGTACATGACGAGCGTCCGGCCGGCGCAAAGAGGCGAGGTTATCAATGGAAGAACGTGCGTACTTGGGAGCTGCCACGGGTCGTACTTGTAGAGGTCGACCTCCGCGATGATGGGCACGGAGATTGGCAGGCCGGCGCACCGCCGGCAGAGGTAGTGCATCACCAGCTCCTCGTCCGTCGGGTGGAACCGGAACCCCGGCGGCAGCTGCAGATCCTGCCCCGGCCGAGACGCCGCCCCCGCcgatcctccgccgccgctcatcTCCTAGCTACTCGAATATCTCAGCAGCTCCAAATTAATTGCCCGGCCGAATGAGAGGCTGATCAAATAtatccttcttctttcttctagTCGTAGAAGAGGGCGGGGAGAGCATGGAGCCatgcgcggcgcggcgcgagcGGCATATATAGAGCGCGTACTTACCCGTACGTGGGCCTGGACACGCACGGACGGGCGCGCGGGATGCCGTTCGCGTCGAGGCGTGGAGCGAAGGCATCTGACGGGGGCGAGGCTTTTGTCACTGCTTACGCCAGGGCGCTTGGACGCAGGCGC
The Brachypodium distachyon strain Bd21 chromosome 2, Brachypodium_distachyon_v3.0, whole genome shotgun sequence genome window above contains:
- the LOC100826656 gene encoding NAC domain-containing protein 48; the protein is MSGGGGSAGAASRPGQDLQLPPGFRFHPTDEELVMHYLCRRCAGLPISVPIIAEVDLYKYDPWQLPRMALYGEKEWYFFSPRDRKYPNGSRPNRSAGAGYWKATGADKPVGTPTPLAIKKALVFYAGKAPKGDKTNWIMHEYRLADVDRSARRKNSLRLDDWVLCRIYNKKGVPEQKPSAAKEGSPTHAAVGSPPEQKPALLQPPPSYAPPPFSELAAYYEVRPSDSMPRAHADSSGSEHHVALTASSCGRGERPEVQSQPPKISDWERTFSTAGDGSMQLGQLDPAAGLAAGDPLLQDILMYWGKPF